A region from the Thermanaeromonas toyohensis ToBE genome encodes:
- the ald gene encoding alanine dehydrogenase — translation MIIGLPREIKPQEHRVGLTPAGVDALVRAGHQVIVERGAGEGSGFSDKDYHQAGAQILTEASQVWAEADMIVKVKEPLPVEYNYFKPGLVLFTYLHLAAEPELTKVLAEKQVTAIAYETVELPNGSLPLLTPMSEVAGRMSIQVGASFLEKPRQGKGILLGGVAGVPPAHVVILGGGTVGTSALKRAVGMGARVTVIDKNLDRLRYLDDVFHGQIETLASNHLNIATAVQSADLVIGAVLIPGARAPRLVTEEMVRSMEPGSVIVDVAVDQGGCVETIDHPTTHEDPIYIKHGVVHYAVANMPGAVPRTSTLALTHATLPYVLALANKGWIQAVKEDPALAKGVNVVLGRITNPGVAEAHGLAYYKLEEVLKELET, via the coding sequence ATGATCATAGGCTTACCGCGGGAGATTAAACCCCAGGAGCACCGCGTGGGACTAACTCCGGCCGGGGTGGATGCCCTGGTAAGGGCAGGCCATCAAGTAATAGTGGAAAGGGGTGCAGGCGAAGGAAGCGGATTTAGCGATAAGGATTACCACCAGGCAGGAGCCCAGATACTTACGGAGGCCAGCCAGGTCTGGGCTGAGGCCGATATGATAGTGAAGGTAAAGGAACCCCTGCCAGTAGAATATAATTATTTTAAGCCGGGGTTGGTGCTCTTCACTTACCTCCATCTGGCCGCTGAACCTGAACTTACTAAAGTTTTAGCCGAAAAGCAGGTAACCGCTATAGCCTATGAGACAGTAGAGCTCCCCAACGGCTCCCTTCCTCTCCTTACGCCCATGAGCGAAGTAGCTGGGCGTATGAGCATCCAAGTAGGAGCTAGCTTCCTAGAGAAACCTCGCCAGGGCAAGGGCATCCTCCTGGGAGGTGTGGCTGGAGTACCACCAGCCCATGTGGTCATCTTAGGCGGCGGTACTGTTGGCACCAGCGCCTTAAAGCGAGCCGTAGGCATGGGAGCCAGGGTAACGGTGATAGATAAAAACTTGGACCGTCTACGTTATTTAGATGATGTGTTCCATGGCCAGATCGAGACTCTGGCTTCTAATCATTTAAATATCGCCACCGCTGTACAGAGCGCCGACCTGGTGATAGGTGCTGTCCTCATTCCTGGAGCCCGGGCCCCCCGTCTCGTTACAGAAGAGATGGTCCGTTCCATGGAACCAGGCAGCGTAATAGTTGATGTAGCAGTGGACCAGGGAGGATGTGTAGAGACTATCGATCATCCCACCACGCACGAGGATCCTATTTACATCAAACACGGGGTAGTCCATTACGCCGTAGCCAATATGCCTGGAGCTGTTCCGCGCACCTCTACCCTGGCCTTAACTCACGCTACCCTCCCCTACGTACTAGCCCTGGCCAATAAAGGCTGGATACAGGCGGTAAAGGAAGATCCGGCCCTAGCCAAAGGTGTAAACGTGGTCCTGGGGAGGATCACCAACCCTGGAGTAGCTGAGGCTCACGGGCTTGCCTACTATAAGCTAGAAGAGGTGCTAAAGGAGCTGGAAACCTAA
- a CDS encoding sigma 54-interacting transcriptional regulator, producing MNRFRFRIRFEDRVGMVRDVAEVVSGHGANILSLEVKPGEMHIQVDQVSPTVLENMLKRVQTIANVLEVTPVEWLPHELAQQRLRAILDTVEEGILVVDARGTVSLCNRKAAEILGLGHSLIGNSLKHLGFPREILTSLGVGRLSQQEILLSTPYGRLRCLVKSQPLVDEEGKPAGAMITFEKMSQVRRLVQSLTQPVMITFEEIIYASQKMAEVVALAKTVAKSDSTILIRGESGTGKELFARAIHMASPRRDNPFVVVNCAAIPDTLLESELFGYANGTFTGALKGGRQGLFEFAHQGTIFLDEIAEIPPYVQAKLLRVLQEGCVRRLGEMLENKVDVRVIAATNRNLEEMVAEGSFREDLFYRLNVIPLYLPPLRERKEDIPALAWHFIQKFNQRLGKNVRSLSEAALRRLYDYDWPGNVRELENVIERAMNLAQGERIEPENIILPEKNLASKSPSGLKRAMEEIERQAVIEALNQGGSVRKAAKILGVSHTTIINKMRRYRISGKTSGQWK from the coding sequence GTGAACCGCTTCCGCTTCCGGATACGGTTTGAAGACCGCGTAGGCATGGTGCGAGATGTAGCCGAAGTAGTATCAGGTCACGGAGCCAATATCCTCTCCTTAGAAGTAAAGCCGGGTGAAATGCACATCCAGGTTGACCAGGTTTCCCCCACAGTGCTAGAGAATATGTTAAAAAGGGTACAAACTATAGCGAATGTTCTAGAAGTAACTCCCGTGGAGTGGCTTCCCCACGAACTGGCCCAGCAGCGGCTGCGGGCCATCCTCGACACGGTAGAAGAAGGCATACTAGTGGTAGATGCAAGGGGCACGGTGAGCCTTTGCAACCGCAAGGCAGCTGAGATACTGGGGTTGGGCCATTCCTTGATAGGCAATTCTCTAAAGCACCTGGGCTTTCCCCGGGAAATATTAACTTCCCTGGGTGTAGGGCGCCTAAGCCAGCAGGAAATCCTCCTTTCCACTCCTTATGGCCGCCTGCGCTGCCTGGTCAAGAGCCAGCCCTTGGTAGACGAAGAGGGCAAACCTGCCGGGGCCATGATCACTTTTGAAAAAATGTCCCAAGTTAGGCGCCTGGTCCAGTCCCTCACTCAGCCAGTAATGATAACCTTTGAGGAAATAATCTACGCCAGCCAAAAGATGGCGGAAGTGGTTGCCTTAGCTAAAACGGTAGCTAAAAGCGATTCGACCATCCTTATCCGCGGGGAAAGCGGTACGGGCAAGGAGCTTTTCGCCCGGGCTATCCACATGGCCAGCCCCCGCCGGGATAACCCTTTTGTAGTGGTAAACTGCGCGGCTATCCCAGATACTTTATTAGAGAGCGAGCTCTTCGGCTACGCCAACGGCACCTTTACCGGCGCTTTAAAGGGCGGCCGCCAGGGGCTTTTTGAGTTTGCCCATCAGGGGACCATTTTCCTGGATGAGATAGCCGAGATACCTCCCTATGTACAAGCCAAGCTTTTGCGCGTCCTCCAGGAGGGATGTGTGCGCCGGCTGGGCGAAATGCTGGAAAACAAAGTAGATGTGCGGGTTATCGCCGCTACTAACCGCAACTTAGAAGAAATGGTGGCTGAAGGTAGTTTCCGAGAAGATCTTTTCTACCGCTTAAACGTAATACCTCTATATCTTCCTCCCTTAAGGGAGCGGAAAGAAGATATTCCTGCCCTTGCCTGGCATTTTATCCAAAAATTTAACCAGCGCCTGGGCAAAAACGTCCGGAGCCTCTCCGAGGCTGCTTTAAGGCGACTTTACGATTACGACTGGCCGGGCAATGTGCGGGAATTAGAAAATGTGATTGAGCGGGCAATGAATTTGGCCCAGGGGGAAAGAATAGAACCCGAGAATATTATACTACCGGAAAAAAATTTGGCCTCCAAAAGCCCTAGCGGGTTAAAAAGGGCCATGGAGGAGATAGAAAGGCAGGCTGTCATCGAAGCTTTAAACCAAGGGGGTAGCGTTCGCAAGGCGGCTAAAATCCTAGGTGTGTCCCACACCACCATAATAAACAAGATGCGGCGTTACCGCATCTCTGGCAAGACTAGCGGCCAGTGGAAATAA
- a CDS encoding alanine/glycine:cation symporter family protein yields the protein MQALEAFLGKVSDFVWGPPMLVLLVGTHLFLTFRLGIQRYLGKAIKLSFTRTREGEGDISHFGALTTALAATIGTGNIVGVATAVAAGGPGAVFWLWITGVFGIATKYGEALLAVKYRITNERGEMAGGPMYVLERGLKMRWLGILFALFTAIAGFGIGCSVQANSIAEMLKTTFAIPGWITGLILSFLTALVIIGGIKSIARVCELLVPFVAVFYILGCLAILLANYQAIPATIALIVKSAFTGQAAVGGFAGATVMAAMRYGVARGLFCNESGLGSAPIVAAAAQTTNPVRQALVSSTGTFWDTVVVCALTGLVLVNTGSWTTGLAGAALTKQAFNTLGIIGPLTLSVGLLTFVYSTILGWSYYCEKAVEYLFGTKAIYPYRWLWVIMVFVGCVVTLKVVWSFADIANALMAIPNLIALLALNRVLVEETRKYLWEGNS from the coding sequence GTGCAAGCGTTAGAGGCATTTTTGGGGAAGGTAAGCGACTTTGTATGGGGTCCCCCGATGCTCGTTTTACTCGTCGGCACTCACCTGTTTTTGACTTTTCGCTTAGGGATCCAACGATATTTGGGCAAGGCTATTAAACTCTCTTTTACGCGTACCAGAGAAGGTGAAGGGGATATAAGCCACTTTGGCGCTTTGACTACTGCTCTGGCGGCTACCATCGGTACTGGCAATATTGTAGGTGTGGCCACAGCAGTAGCAGCCGGTGGGCCAGGGGCTGTCTTCTGGCTTTGGATAACCGGGGTGTTTGGCATAGCTACCAAATATGGAGAGGCGCTCTTAGCTGTTAAATATCGTATTACTAATGAGCGAGGGGAAATGGCTGGTGGCCCCATGTATGTGCTGGAGCGGGGCTTGAAGATGCGCTGGCTAGGCATCCTTTTTGCCCTCTTTACTGCCATAGCAGGGTTTGGCATAGGGTGTTCAGTACAGGCCAATTCCATAGCTGAAATGTTAAAGACGACTTTTGCTATACCAGGATGGATAACAGGGTTAATCCTGTCTTTTTTAACTGCCCTGGTCATCATCGGCGGGATTAAATCAATAGCCCGGGTCTGTGAGCTTTTGGTACCTTTTGTGGCAGTATTCTACATCTTGGGCTGCCTGGCTATATTGCTCGCCAATTACCAGGCTATACCGGCCACCATCGCTCTTATAGTAAAAAGTGCCTTTACCGGGCAGGCAGCTGTGGGCGGTTTTGCCGGGGCTACAGTTATGGCTGCCATGCGGTATGGCGTGGCGCGGGGATTGTTTTGTAACGAATCGGGCTTGGGTAGTGCTCCTATTGTAGCCGCAGCCGCTCAGACCACCAACCCAGTCCGGCAGGCCCTTGTTTCTAGCACTGGGACTTTTTGGGATACAGTGGTAGTTTGCGCCCTGACAGGGCTGGTCTTGGTTAATACGGGAAGCTGGACTACGGGCCTGGCAGGTGCCGCTCTTACCAAACAGGCCTTTAACACCTTAGGTATTATAGGTCCTCTTACTTTAAGCGTGGGCTTGCTTACTTTTGTTTATTCCACCATCCTGGGTTGGTCCTATTATTGTGAGAAAGCAGTGGAATACCTTTTCGGTACTAAAGCCATCTATCCTTACCGCTGGCTCTGGGTTATAATGGTGTTCGTGGGATGTGTAGTAACCTTAAAGGTAGTATGGTCCTTTGCCGATATTGCCAATGCACTAATGGCTATTCCTAACCTCATCGCTTTACTTGCGCTAAACCGGGTGCTGGTGGAGGAAACACGTAAGTATCTGTGGGAAGGGAATTCTTAA
- the alr gene encoding alanine racemase codes for MKREFPLARSWAEVDLGLIRHNFREIKKRLSPQVRFMAVVKADAYGHGAAEVARATLEEGAAFLGVATVEEALALRQAGFKTPILLLGPPPLEAAGSVVEQDIAATIFSLPQAEALAREAFRQKKIAKVHIKVDTGMGRIGLRGAEEVLSFCRKIAEWPLFIEGIFTHFACADEVEKAKTAQQLEGFLRVIKKLEEEGLNIPLKHAANSAATLEYPPSHLDMVRVGIALYGYHPRPGASGINLKPALTWKAKITQVKRVPPGTPISYGWTYKSSGEEIIATVPVGYADGYRRILSNRGWVLVQGKRAPVVGRVCMDQFMIRLEEEVAPGTEVILLGRQGEEAITADEMASWLDTISYEVLTSIGRRVPRVYKS; via the coding sequence GTGAAAAGGGAATTTCCTTTGGCTCGGTCGTGGGCCGAAGTGGATTTAGGCTTAATCCGCCATAACTTCCGGGAGATTAAGAAGCGCTTATCCCCCCAAGTTAGATTCATGGCCGTGGTAAAGGCTGATGCTTATGGCCATGGGGCGGCGGAAGTGGCTCGGGCTACCCTAGAAGAAGGAGCCGCTTTCTTAGGTGTGGCAACCGTAGAGGAGGCGCTAGCCTTAAGGCAGGCAGGCTTTAAAACCCCTATTCTCCTCTTAGGTCCTCCTCCGCTAGAGGCCGCAGGATCAGTGGTGGAGCAGGATATAGCGGCCACTATCTTTTCTTTACCTCAAGCTGAAGCTTTAGCTAGAGAAGCTTTTCGGCAGAAGAAGATAGCCAAAGTCCATATTAAGGTAGATACTGGTATGGGTAGGATAGGCTTAAGAGGAGCTGAGGAGGTACTTTCTTTCTGCCGTAAAATAGCGGAATGGCCTTTATTTATCGAAGGTATTTTTACCCATTTTGCCTGTGCCGATGAAGTAGAAAAAGCTAAAACTGCCCAGCAGCTAGAAGGATTCTTAAGGGTGATAAAGAAGTTAGAAGAAGAAGGGTTAAATATTCCTTTAAAGCATGCTGCCAACAGCGCAGCTACTTTAGAGTACCCGCCTTCCCACCTGGATATGGTACGGGTGGGGATAGCCCTTTACGGGTATCATCCCCGGCCGGGGGCTTCTGGTATAAACTTAAAGCCTGCTTTAACCTGGAAGGCGAAGATAACCCAGGTAAAGCGCGTACCCCCCGGTACACCTATAAGCTACGGGTGGACTTATAAATCTTCAGGGGAAGAAATTATTGCCACCGTCCCCGTGGGATATGCCGATGGATACCGGCGTATTTTGTCCAACCGGGGATGGGTTTTAGTGCAGGGGAAAAGGGCACCGGTGGTGGGGCGGGTATGTATGGACCAGTTCATGATCCGCCTGGAAGAAGAAGTAGCTCCAGGGACGGAGGTAATCCTTTTAGGAAGGCAGGGAGAGGAAGCTATTACAGCGGATGAGATGGCGAGTTGGCTAGATACCATTAGCTATGAAGTCCTAACTTCCATAGGGCGCCGAGTTCCCCGGGTGTATAAAAGTTAA
- a CDS encoding sodium:proton antiporter → MYRWVAVLLGMGFLAFILAQDAAWASETVELGYLLPLWSVLPFVGMLLSIAICPLVNSHWWEHNMGRVSAFWALVFFIPFLIAFGPKTAFLKAIEVYLLDYLPFIILLFGLFVVSGGLILRGTLRGTPTVNTVLLLLGTLLASWIGTTGASMLMIRPVIRANEWRRYKAHIIIFFIFLVSNIGGALTPLGDPPLFLGFLRGVPFFWTMRLIVPMGFNVVILLALYYCLDTYYYGKENVPVDASKNLSLRVEGLKNLFYLGLIVGAVILSGFLAKHPAFADLKTGELYGLPVLKIGEETIVLPYINIIRDLSILLAAYLSLKTTPQIIRRDNRFTWGPIKEVATLFAGIFMTMIPALAILHARGAELGLTKPAHFFWATGALSSFLDNAPTYLVFLTTATSLGATAGVPTTLGLVDPRMLMAVSCGAVFMGANTYIGNAPNFMVRSIAEENKIRMPSFFGYMGWSLAILIPLFILDTLIFFR, encoded by the coding sequence ATGTATCGCTGGGTAGCTGTACTTTTAGGGATGGGCTTTTTAGCTTTTATTTTGGCACAAGATGCGGCTTGGGCCTCGGAAACAGTGGAATTAGGGTATCTTCTTCCCCTCTGGAGCGTACTTCCTTTCGTAGGCATGCTTCTTTCCATAGCTATTTGCCCTTTGGTGAACTCCCACTGGTGGGAGCATAATATGGGAAGGGTGAGCGCTTTTTGGGCGCTAGTCTTTTTTATACCCTTCTTAATTGCTTTTGGGCCTAAGACTGCTTTTCTTAAGGCTATAGAAGTTTATCTCCTTGACTACCTGCCCTTTATTATTCTTCTCTTTGGGCTTTTTGTCGTATCCGGGGGTCTTATTTTACGGGGTACCTTAAGGGGCACACCAACAGTTAATACAGTGCTTTTACTTTTGGGAACCCTTTTAGCTAGCTGGATTGGTACCACCGGAGCTTCCATGCTCATGATAAGGCCGGTGATCCGGGCTAACGAGTGGCGCCGCTACAAGGCTCACATTATTATTTTCTTTATCTTCCTGGTTTCCAATATCGGAGGAGCCCTTACCCCCTTGGGTGATCCGCCTTTGTTCTTAGGTTTTTTACGCGGTGTCCCCTTCTTTTGGACCATGCGGCTTATAGTCCCCATGGGCTTTAATGTTGTCATCCTCTTGGCCCTTTATTACTGCCTGGATACTTATTACTATGGCAAAGAGAACGTTCCGGTTGACGCCTCTAAAAATTTATCCCTCCGGGTGGAAGGCCTAAAGAATCTATTCTACCTGGGCCTTATTGTGGGGGCTGTCATTTTAAGTGGTTTCCTGGCTAAGCACCCAGCCTTTGCTGACCTTAAAACAGGAGAGCTTTACGGCCTACCGGTGCTCAAAATAGGAGAGGAAACCATAGTGCTCCCCTACATTAATATCATCCGGGATCTCTCTATTCTCCTGGCGGCCTACCTCTCCCTTAAGACTACGCCTCAAATTATCCGCCGGGACAACCGCTTTACCTGGGGGCCTATCAAGGAAGTGGCTACCCTCTTTGCGGGCATATTCATGACTATGATACCTGCTTTAGCTATTCTCCATGCCCGCGGAGCGGAACTAGGGCTTACCAAACCTGCCCACTTCTTCTGGGCCACGGGAGCTTTGTCCAGCTTCCTGGATAACGCGCCTACTTACCTGGTATTCCTCACCACGGCCACCAGCTTAGGAGCCACGGCCGGGGTCCCGACTACCTTGGGGCTGGTAGATCCCCGGATGCTAATGGCTGTATCCTGCGGGGCCGTTTTCATGGGGGCCAACACCTACATCGGCAATGCCCCCAACTTTATGGTGCGCTCCATTGCCGAAGAGAACAAGATCCGCATGCCGAGCTTTTTCGGCTATATGGGATGGTCCCTGGCCATTTTGATACCGTTATTCATCTTAGATACCCTGATCTTTTTCCGCTAA
- the nifJ gene encoding pyruvate:ferredoxin (flavodoxin) oxidoreductase has protein sequence MIKETFDGNTAAAHVAYGMSEVAAIYPITPSSPMAEVCDEWAAQGRKNIFGRPLKVIEMQSEAGAAGAVHGSLAGGALTTTFTASQGLLLMIPNMYKIAGELWPCVFHVAARAVATHALSIFGDHSDVMATRQTGFALLASGSVQEVMDLALVAHLATLKASVPFLHFFDGFRTSHEVQKINVIPYEDMAKLVDWEAIERFRRRALNPEHPHQAGTSQSPDIFFQGREAANPYYLAVPGIVSEVMEQVGELTGRRYHLFDYVGAPNAERIIVCMGSSCDVVEETVDYLVERGEKVGLIKVRLYRPFSAEHFLKALPPTVQRIAVLDRTKEPGALGEPLYQDVATVLAENGKSHILVVGGRYGLGSKEFSPSMVKAVFDNLGEDRPKNHFTVGITDDVTHTSLEIKEYIDTAPKGVYRCKFFGLGSDGTVGANKNSIKIIGDHTDLYAQGYFEYDAKKSGGVTISHLRFGPTPIKSAYLIDRADLIACHNPSYVGRYDLLEGIKEGGIFLLNSPWTLEEMEKKLPAKMKRTIARKKLKFYNIDAVKIAGEVGLGNRINVIMQAAFFKIANIIPPEEAFKYIKESIAKTYGKKGDKIVQMNWAAVDRATEALEEIRYPASWAEASDEPDQAEATLAKVVPVSTEGVSGTNTGSDTRAQVAATQESEPEFVRKVMRPMLALKGDELPVSAFTPGGFFPVGTTKYEKRGIAVEIPRWLPENCIQCNQCSLVCPHAAIRPYLARPDSLNSAPVTFTTIKASGKELSGLLFRIQVSPLDCTGCGNCVDVCPAKTKALTMVPLEEAVEIEKVNYAFAESLPEVKVNINPATIRGSQFRKPLLEFSGACAGCGETPYVKLITQLFGDRMIIANATGCSSIWGGSAPSCPYTVNSEGFGPAWHNSLFEDNAEFGYGISLAVEQRREELALLVEKALAFGVTPEFRIACKEWLSGKEDAILSQETGNRIKALLKREMSLAKDELKEILRAIDNLKDYLTKKSIWIIGGDGWAYDIGYGGLDHVLASGANVNILVLDTEVYSNTGGQSSKATPTGATARFAAAGKNTRKKDLGLMAMSYGYVYVASVCMGANPNQLIKALIEAESYNGPSLIIAYAPCINHGIDMSKSQREGKRAVEAGYWPLYRYNPELARQGQNPFILDSKPPTLDFQEFLRGEIRFTALKNLFPDRAEQLFKKAEEEAKERLALYQKLASG, from the coding sequence ATGATTAAAGAAACCTTTGACGGCAACACAGCTGCTGCCCATGTGGCCTATGGTATGTCCGAAGTAGCAGCCATCTATCCTATTACACCTTCTTCCCCCATGGCTGAAGTGTGCGATGAGTGGGCAGCCCAGGGCCGGAAGAATATCTTCGGCCGCCCCTTAAAAGTGATAGAAATGCAGTCGGAAGCCGGAGCTGCCGGGGCTGTACACGGTTCCCTGGCGGGGGGAGCCCTGACCACCACCTTCACCGCTTCCCAAGGATTACTGCTCATGATCCCCAACATGTACAAGATAGCAGGTGAGCTATGGCCATGTGTGTTTCATGTAGCAGCACGGGCTGTAGCCACCCACGCCTTGTCCATCTTCGGAGATCATTCAGACGTCATGGCCACCCGGCAGACTGGCTTTGCTTTGTTGGCTTCCGGTTCGGTACAGGAGGTCATGGACCTAGCTCTGGTAGCCCATCTGGCTACCTTAAAGGCCAGTGTTCCTTTCTTGCACTTTTTCGACGGCTTCCGCACCTCCCATGAGGTACAGAAGATCAATGTCATACCCTATGAAGATATGGCTAAGCTGGTAGATTGGGAAGCTATAGAGCGCTTCCGCCGCCGGGCTCTCAACCCCGAGCATCCCCACCAGGCCGGTACCTCCCAGAGCCCTGACATCTTCTTCCAGGGGCGGGAGGCAGCCAATCCCTATTACCTGGCTGTCCCCGGTATAGTGTCGGAAGTAATGGAGCAGGTGGGTGAACTTACCGGCCGACGTTACCACCTCTTCGATTACGTGGGTGCACCGAATGCCGAGCGCATCATCGTATGCATGGGTTCATCTTGCGACGTGGTGGAGGAAACAGTGGATTATTTAGTAGAACGGGGGGAAAAGGTGGGGCTTATCAAAGTACGTCTATACCGCCCCTTCTCAGCCGAGCACTTCCTAAAGGCCTTGCCGCCTACTGTGCAGCGTATAGCAGTGCTGGATCGCACTAAGGAACCCGGTGCCTTGGGTGAGCCTCTGTACCAGGATGTAGCTACAGTGCTAGCCGAAAACGGTAAAAGCCACATTCTAGTAGTAGGGGGTCGCTACGGCCTGGGTTCCAAGGAATTTTCGCCTTCTATGGTGAAGGCTGTCTTCGACAACCTGGGGGAGGACCGGCCCAAGAATCACTTCACCGTGGGTATTACGGATGATGTGACCCACACTTCCCTAGAAATCAAGGAATATATCGATACGGCTCCTAAGGGCGTCTATCGCTGCAAGTTCTTTGGGCTGGGGTCCGATGGGACTGTGGGCGCCAACAAGAATTCTATTAAGATAATCGGCGACCATACTGACTTGTACGCCCAGGGTTATTTCGAGTACGATGCTAAGAAATCGGGTGGGGTAACCATATCCCACCTGCGTTTCGGGCCTACTCCCATCAAGTCAGCCTATCTTATAGACCGGGCTGATCTCATCGCCTGCCACAACCCTTCCTATGTAGGCCGGTACGACTTATTGGAAGGGATAAAGGAGGGAGGTATTTTCCTCCTTAACTCACCGTGGACCCTGGAGGAAATGGAAAAGAAGCTCCCCGCTAAGATGAAGCGGACCATCGCCCGAAAGAAATTAAAGTTCTACAACATCGACGCTGTGAAAATTGCTGGGGAGGTAGGCTTAGGTAACCGTATTAACGTCATTATGCAAGCGGCCTTCTTTAAGATAGCCAATATTATACCGCCAGAGGAGGCTTTTAAGTATATTAAGGAATCCATTGCCAAGACCTATGGTAAGAAGGGCGATAAAATCGTTCAGATGAACTGGGCCGCGGTAGACCGGGCTACCGAGGCTCTGGAGGAAATTCGCTACCCGGCATCCTGGGCCGAAGCATCGGATGAGCCGGACCAGGCCGAAGCAACCCTGGCTAAGGTTGTGCCTGTGTCAACCGAAGGAGTAAGTGGTACCAACACTGGTTCGGATACCCGCGCCCAAGTTGCAGCAACCCAAGAAAGTGAGCCAGAATTTGTACGGAAGGTAATGCGGCCTATGCTGGCCCTTAAAGGGGACGAGCTACCCGTTAGCGCCTTTACACCTGGCGGGTTCTTCCCTGTAGGGACCACTAAATACGAAAAACGCGGTATCGCTGTGGAAATACCGCGCTGGCTGCCGGAAAACTGTATCCAGTGTAACCAGTGCTCCCTCGTTTGCCCCCATGCGGCCATCCGGCCATACTTGGCTCGGCCAGACAGCTTAAACAGTGCTCCAGTCACCTTCACAACCATTAAGGCCAGCGGTAAGGAGCTCTCTGGGCTTTTGTTCCGTATCCAAGTTTCGCCCCTGGACTGCACTGGATGTGGCAATTGTGTAGATGTGTGCCCGGCTAAGACGAAGGCTTTGACCATGGTGCCCCTGGAGGAGGCCGTAGAGATAGAAAAGGTAAACTACGCCTTCGCTGAAAGCCTCCCGGAAGTGAAAGTAAACATCAACCCGGCTACAATTAGGGGTAGCCAGTTCCGGAAACCTTTGCTAGAGTTCTCTGGGGCTTGCGCTGGCTGCGGGGAGACGCCTTACGTGAAGCTTATCACCCAGCTCTTCGGTGACCGGATGATCATAGCCAATGCTACCGGTTGCTCCTCCATCTGGGGTGGAAGCGCCCCCAGCTGCCCCTATACAGTGAATAGTGAAGGCTTTGGCCCAGCGTGGCATAACTCCCTCTTTGAGGATAACGCCGAGTTCGGGTATGGTATAAGCTTAGCCGTGGAGCAGCGGCGGGAGGAGCTAGCTCTACTAGTAGAAAAAGCCCTGGCATTTGGGGTTACCCCCGAGTTCCGGATAGCCTGTAAAGAGTGGCTCTCCGGCAAGGAAGATGCTATCCTCTCCCAGGAAACCGGCAACCGGATTAAAGCGCTCCTTAAGCGGGAGATGTCTTTAGCTAAAGATGAGCTGAAAGAGATCTTAAGAGCCATCGATAACCTTAAAGATTATCTCACCAAGAAATCCATCTGGATCATAGGTGGCGACGGGTGGGCTTATGACATCGGCTATGGGGGATTAGACCATGTCCTGGCCAGCGGCGCCAATGTCAATATCTTGGTGCTGGATACCGAGGTTTACTCCAATACCGGGGGCCAGTCCTCCAAAGCCACCCCCACAGGAGCCACAGCCCGCTTCGCCGCTGCTGGTAAAAATACTAGGAAGAAAGACTTGGGGCTTATGGCCATGTCCTATGGCTACGTCTATGTAGCCTCCGTATGCATGGGGGCGAACCCCAATCAGCTTATAAAGGCTCTAATAGAGGCGGAAAGCTACAACGGCCCCTCCCTCATCATCGCCTATGCTCCGTGTATAAACCACGGTATCGATATGAGCAAGAGCCAGCGGGAGGGCAAACGGGCGGTGGAAGCTGGCTACTGGCCGCTATACCGGTATAACCCAGAACTAGCCAGGCAAGGTCAGAATCCCTTTATCCTCGACTCTAAGCCGCCTACCCTGGACTTCCAGGAGTTCCTCCGGGGCGAGATAAGGTTCACCGCCCTTAAGAACTTGTTCCCGGACAGGGCCGAACAGCTCTTTAAAAAGGCCGAGGAAGAGGCCAAAGAGAGGCTTGCCCTTTACCAGAAGCTCGCTTCAGGGTAG